The following are from one region of the Sandaracinus amylolyticus genome:
- a CDS encoding CheR family methyltransferase, which translates to MTERAPSQVLTLLARLVEERTGLHYSDRDRDLFEQKLTDHAAEEGYPTLLELYYALRYDDPECEVLDRVIEALVVGETYFFREARGLEVLIEPLVARARRGERVRIWSAACATGEEPISIAILLDRAGVLDRVELVATDISARALDRARRGEHTRRAHRAVPEGMPPWIRVEHDRALVDERLRARIDWRRVNLADEAAIAALGRFDAIVCRNVLIYFDDARIQRVAGSLARALEPGGELLIGASESLLRFGSVFRCVERGGVFLYGVSS; encoded by the coding sequence ATGACCGAGCGCGCTCCGTCGCAGGTCCTGACGCTGCTCGCCCGGCTCGTCGAAGAGCGCACCGGGCTGCACTACTCCGATCGCGACCGCGATCTGTTCGAGCAGAAGCTGACCGACCACGCGGCCGAGGAGGGCTACCCCACGCTCCTCGAGCTCTATTACGCGCTCCGCTACGACGACCCCGAGTGCGAGGTGCTCGACCGCGTGATCGAAGCGCTGGTCGTCGGCGAGACGTACTTCTTCCGCGAGGCGCGCGGCCTCGAGGTGCTGATCGAGCCGCTCGTCGCGCGCGCGCGACGCGGCGAGCGCGTGCGCATCTGGTCGGCCGCGTGTGCGACCGGCGAAGAGCCGATCAGCATCGCGATCCTGCTCGATCGCGCCGGCGTGCTCGATCGCGTCGAGCTGGTCGCGACGGACATCAGCGCGCGTGCGCTCGATCGCGCGCGACGCGGCGAGCACACCCGGCGCGCGCACCGCGCCGTGCCCGAGGGCATGCCGCCGTGGATCCGCGTCGAGCACGATCGCGCGCTCGTCGACGAGCGACTGCGCGCGCGCATCGACTGGCGACGCGTGAACCTCGCCGACGAGGCGGCCATCGCGGCGCTCGGGCGCTTCGATGCGATCGTCTGCCGCAACGTGCTCATCTACTTCGACGACGCGCGCATCCAGCGGGTCGCGGGATCGCTCGCCCGCGCGCTCGAGCCGGGCGGTGAGCTGCTGATCGGCGCGTCGGAGTCGCTGCTCCGGTTCGGCAGCGTCTTCCGGTGCGTGGAGCGCGGGGGCGTGTTCCTCTACGGCGTGTCGTCATGA
- the cheB gene encoding chemotaxis-specific protein-glutamate methyltransferase CheB, with translation MSAPRRPVRVLVCDDSAFARKVLRDVLSRSTAIEVVDTARDGIDALEKIATLRPDVITLDLVMPNLDGLGVLAAMPPVDAPRVVVVSSSASESDLVVRALEAGAITAIEKPTALATERLYELAGAVERAVLLAAEAKVHPASATPPVTPAAPFALPRHTRTKLLALGASTGGPRAITRVLAALPASFPVPIAVVLHMPVGYTEAFAARVNETSVLDVQEARDGLELIPGRAIIARAGMHLSVVREGERTVCALDVLPLETPHRPSVDVLFRSAAKLFGADVLGVVLTGMGNDGLAGARDLVAAGAQLIVEDASTCVVYGMPRSVAEAGLAAAEVPIDAMAGEILARIAAGAER, from the coding sequence ATGAGCGCTCCGCGCCGTCCGGTCCGCGTGCTCGTGTGCGACGACTCCGCGTTCGCGCGGAAGGTCCTGCGCGACGTGCTCTCGCGCAGCACCGCGATCGAGGTCGTCGACACCGCGCGCGACGGCATCGACGCGCTCGAGAAGATCGCGACGCTGCGCCCCGACGTCATCACGCTCGATCTCGTCATGCCGAACCTCGACGGGCTCGGCGTGCTCGCGGCGATGCCGCCCGTCGACGCGCCGCGCGTCGTCGTGGTGAGCAGCTCGGCGTCCGAGAGCGATCTCGTCGTGCGAGCGCTCGAGGCAGGCGCGATCACCGCGATCGAGAAGCCGACCGCACTCGCCACCGAGCGTCTCTACGAGCTCGCGGGCGCGGTCGAGCGCGCCGTGCTCCTCGCCGCGGAAGCGAAGGTCCATCCGGCGTCCGCGACCCCGCCCGTCACGCCTGCGGCGCCCTTCGCCCTGCCCCGCCACACGCGCACCAAGCTCCTCGCGCTCGGCGCGTCCACCGGCGGCCCGCGCGCGATCACCCGCGTCCTCGCCGCGCTGCCCGCGTCGTTCCCGGTGCCGATCGCGGTCGTGCTCCACATGCCGGTCGGGTACACCGAGGCGTTCGCGGCGCGCGTGAACGAGACCAGCGTGCTCGACGTGCAGGAGGCGCGCGACGGGCTCGAGCTGATCCCCGGCCGCGCGATCATCGCGCGCGCCGGGATGCACCTCTCGGTGGTGCGCGAAGGAGAGCGCACCGTCTGCGCGCTCGACGTGCTCCCGCTCGAGACGCCGCACCGTCCCTCGGTCGACGTGCTCTTCCGCAGCGCCGCCAAGCTGTTCGGCGCCGACGTGCTCGGCGTCGTGCTCACCGGGATGGGCAACGACGGCCTCGCGGGCGCGCGCGACCTCGTCGCCGCGGGCGCGCAGCTGATCGTCGAGGACGCGAGCACGTGCGTCGTCTACGGCATGCCCCGCAGCGTCGCCGAGGCCGGGCTCGCCGCCGCCGAGGTGCCGATCGACGCGATGGCGGGCGAGATCCTCGCGCGCATCGCCGCGGGCGCCGAGCGCTGA